The following are encoded together in the Edaphobacter lichenicola genome:
- the uraH gene encoding hydroxyisourate hydrolase gives MGISTHILDTTLGRPATGVPITLARLTDGKWSPLNEATTDADGRCKHLLPTTETLQPGIYRVHFETIAYYRQHKLNGLYPYVEIVFTVTEGEQHYHIPLLLTANGYTTYRGS, from the coding sequence CTCCACACACATTCTCGACACGACCCTAGGACGGCCAGCCACAGGCGTTCCCATCACCCTAGCTCGCCTGACCGATGGAAAGTGGTCGCCCCTCAATGAAGCGACTACCGACGCCGATGGCCGCTGCAAACATCTCCTACCCACAACCGAAACCCTGCAGCCGGGCATCTATCGCGTTCACTTCGAAACCATCGCCTACTACCGGCAACACAAACTAAACGGCCTCTACCCCTATGTCGAAATCGTCTTTACCGTCACCGAAGGCGAGCAGCACTACCACATTCCCCTGCTCCTGACCGCGAACGGCTACACCACCTACCGAGGAAGCTGA